The proteins below are encoded in one region of Hordeum vulgare subsp. vulgare chromosome 3H, MorexV3_pseudomolecules_assembly, whole genome shotgun sequence:
- the LOC123443059 gene encoding pentatricopeptide repeat-containing protein At5g67570, chloroplastic-like, whose product MAISSPSPGFHLSLHLQNPTPTPHPGPNRKPRPTPTNETLRRRLLRKGVSATPKILHALRKKEAGKSLRRARKEAATATATAPPKEDALVAEEEARFRAAAEEYRVLMGRPWHGARGVVGPPRAASGEDGLVGLRKMLEERSGDRFQWLLDGDVENEGVEDARGKQRRVGSGWISEVGDEERRIELLVSRLNEVDLSSGDWRLTRMMKQADLIYNEDNLLQILKGLEAKGNWRQAVAVTEWVYNENSYKHRRSRFVYTKLLSILGKAWMPTEALRIFTIMRGDAQIYPDMAAYHSIAVTLGRAGLLNELIKIIDYMRQKPSKRVMMMRRKDWDPLLEPDVLVYNSVLNACVLSQQWKGVFWVFQKMRFGGLTPTGATFGLAMEVMLKSKKYEFVQKFFEKMQRKGVPPRAITYKVLVRAFWEQGKVNEAVEAVKDMEQRGVVGAATVYYELACCLCNKGRWKDAMLQVEKMEQFRLTKPLEFAFTGMILASFDGGYISECISIFESMKDYCTPNIGTINVMLKVYGRCDMFGKAKDLFETTTCSSQPHIRGHSSLKADVYTYSSILEASASAQQWEYFENVYRKMTLSQHHLDQSKYSWLLIKASRAGKPYLVEHALDSILERGEIPDVELFTENICQTIAESDYGRTLHLMNTMSAASVNMNEQQWSDLLLQNSHRFRVHGLKDLITHLSTSDAIKTDPGHSFVRALQSQCATMLAKDAEEPQADNCSHSNLMEHDELSCKDSLGSHEFSDSSTGIPVSDVKAGSGGDIVLRGPHSEDEHRNLAHWGTQVSAIDKVLDSMSSFGNCSSYEKMPTASEILESWEQECVDDIFAPKKGSRATMRG is encoded by the exons ATGGCTATCTCCTCGCCCTCCCCTGGCTTCcacctctccctccacctccaaaaccccacccccaccccccacccaggCCCCAACCGCAAGCCCCGCCCGACCCCGACCAACGAGACGctccgtcgccgcctcctccgcaAGGGCGTATCCGCGACGCCCAAGATACTCCATGCCCTCCGCAAGAAGGAGGCCGGCAAGTCGCTCCGGCGGGCGAGGAAGgaggccgccaccgccaccgccaccgcgccACCGAAGGAGGACGCGCTGGTGGCAGAAGAGGAGGCCCGCTTCCGCGCGGCCGCCGAGGAGTACCGCGTCCTCATGGGGCGGCCCTGGCACGGCGCCCGCGGCGTCGTGGGCCCTCCGCGCGCGGCCTCCGGCGAGGACGGGCTCGTCGGCCTGCGGAAGATGCTCGAGGAGAGGAGCGGTGACAGATTCCAGTGGCTTCTTGACGGCGACGTAGAAAATGAGGGGGTGGAGGATGCCAGGGGAAAGCAGAGGCGTGTCGGCTCTGGCTGGATTTCGGAGGTGGGGGACGAGGAGAGGAGGATTGAGTTGCTGGTCAGCAG GCTCAATGAAGTGGACCTTAGTTCGGGTGATTGGAGGCTTACTAGGATGATGAAACAAGCTGACCTAATATATAATGAAGATAATTTATTACAAATACTCAAAGGGCTCGAGGCAAAAGGAAACTGGAGGCAGGCTGTTGCTGTTACTGAGTGGGTGTACAATGAGAACAGCTACAAGCATCGAAGAAGCAG GTTTGTGTACACGAAGTTACTGTCAATCCTTGGGAAAGCATGGATGCCAACTGAAGCACTGCGGATTTTCACCATCATGAGG GGAGATGCTCAAATATACCCTGATATGGCTGCGTACCATAGTATTGCTGTTACACTTGGTAGAGCTGGCCTTCTCAATGAGCTAATTAAGATAATCGATTATATGAGACAGAAGCCTTCAAAAAGGGTAATGATGATGCGACGCAAAGATTGGGATCCTTTGTTGGAGCCAGATGTTCTCGTTTATAACTCG GTTCTTAATGCCTGCGTACTATCACAGCAGTGGAAAGGGGTATTTTGGGTGTTCCAGAAAATGCGATTTGGTGGATTGACACCTACAGGAGCGACATTTGGCTTGGCAATGGAG GTTATGCTTAAATCCAAGAAGTATGAGTTTGTCCAGAAGTTCTTTGAAAAGATGCAGAGAAAAGGGGTACCTCCAAGAGCGATAACTTATAAAG TCTTAGTAAGAGCCTTCTGGGAACAAGGGAAAGTGAATGAAGCAGTTGAAGCAGTTAAAGACATGGAACAAAGAGGAGTCGTTGGAGCTGCAACTGTGTACTATGAATTGGCTTGCTGTCTTTGCAATAAAGGAAGGTGGAAAGATGCTATGTTACAG GTTGAGAAGATGGAACAGTTTCGCCTCACTAAACCACTGGAGTTCGCATTTACTGGCATGATCCTAGCCTCTTTTGATGGTGGATAtatctccgagtgtatctcgatatTTGAGTCAATGAAGGACTACTGTACTCCAAACATTGGGACGATAAATGTCATGCTAAAAGTTTATGGACGTTGTGATATGTTTGGGAAGGCAAAAGACTTGTTTGAGACCACCACATGTAGTTCTCAGCCACATATCCGCGGCCATTCATCACTTAAAGCAGACGTGTATACATACAGCTCTATACTTGAAGCATCTGCATCCGCCCAACAGTGGGAATATTTCGAAAATGTATACAGAAAGATGACTCTTTCTCAACACCATCTAGATCAAAGCAAATATTCATGGTTGCTCATCAAGGCATCCAGAGCTGGAAAG CCCTATTTGGTGGAGCATGCACTTGATTCAATACTTGAAAGAGGAGAAATCCCTGATGTAGAGCTGTTCACTGAAAATATTTGCCAAACTATTGCTGAAAGCGACTATGGAAGGACATTGCATCTCATGAATACTATGTCTGCAGCTTCAGTCAATATGAATGAACAGCAATGGAGCGATCTACTCCTGCAAAATTCACATCGATTCAGGGTGCATGGGTTGAAGGACCTGATAACGCACCTCAGTACTAGCGATGCCATCAAAACAGATCCCGGACATAGTTTTGTAAGAGCATTGCAGTCCCAATGTGCGACAATGTTGGCGAAAGACGCTGAAGAGCCTCAAGCAGATAATTGTTCACATAGCAATTTGATGGAACATGATGAGCTCTCTTGCAAGGACTCATTGGGTAGTCatgaattctctgattccagtactgGTATCCCTGTATCAGATGTCAAAGCTGGCTCGGGTGGGGACATTGTACTGCGTGGTCCGCATTCAGAAGACGAACATCGTAATCTTGCGCATTGGGGCACACAAGTATCTGCGATCGACAAAGTGCTTGATTCCATGAGCTCATTTGGTAACTGTAGTTCATATGAAAAGATGCCGACAGCATCAGAAATTCTTGAATCATGGGAGCAGGAGTGTGTTGATGACATATTTGCTCCGAAGAAGGGAAGTAGAGCAACTATGAGGGGATAA